In one window of Pseudodesulfovibrio sediminis DNA:
- a CDS encoding ABC transporter ATP-binding protein, protein MNTPKTVISVRNLTCGYDDNVIVDNVSFDIKKGEVFIILGGSGCGKSTLLKNMIGLIHPMAGEVWYGDDELTSATGDERNAIIRKFGVMYQMGALFGSMSLLQNILLPLEEFTSLPREAMEIVAKSKLAMVNLEAAAYQMPAALSGGMKKRAAIARAMALDPGILFLDEPGAGLDPISSAELDELILELSRNLGITFVIVTHELESIYKTADRVIMLDKDVKSIVAEGDPKHLRDTSENLFVKRFFHRQPSLKIPMTDQDSKGN, encoded by the coding sequence ATGAACACGCCGAAAACCGTTATCAGCGTCCGCAACCTTACCTGCGGGTACGATGACAACGTCATCGTGGACAATGTCAGTTTCGATATCAAGAAAGGCGAGGTCTTCATCATTCTGGGCGGATCGGGCTGCGGCAAATCCACCCTGCTGAAAAACATGATCGGCCTCATCCACCCCATGGCCGGTGAAGTCTGGTATGGTGACGACGAGCTGACGTCAGCGACCGGAGATGAACGAAACGCCATCATTCGCAAGTTTGGCGTCATGTATCAGATGGGGGCGCTTTTCGGCTCCATGTCACTGCTACAAAACATTCTGCTCCCCCTTGAGGAGTTCACCTCCCTCCCCCGTGAGGCCATGGAGATCGTGGCCAAATCAAAACTCGCCATGGTCAATCTTGAAGCCGCGGCCTACCAGATGCCGGCGGCATTATCGGGCGGCATGAAAAAAAGGGCCGCCATTGCCCGTGCCATGGCCCTTGATCCGGGCATCCTGTTTCTGGACGAACCGGGAGCCGGTCTTGATCCCATTTCCAGTGCCGAACTTGACGAACTCATACTTGAACTGTCACGAAATCTGGGCATTACCTTCGTCATCGTCACCCATGAACTGGAATCCATTTACAAAACGGCAGACCGGGTTATCATGCTCGACAAAGACGTTAAATCCATTGTGGCGGAAGGTGATCCAAAACACCTCCGGGATACTTCGGAAAACCTGTTTGTCAAACGCTTCTTCCACCGTCAACCGTCACTGAAAATCCCTATGACCGATCAGGACTCCAAAGGAAACTGA
- a CDS encoding ABC transporter permease: MTGQPDQQSKTAVTISNTDGGLVMAFAGRLDAQGTSAVWEKAVHALRPNSVRSIAADLSAITYIDGAGVALLHKLKQLALQSGSELTLHNLRDEDQKLVNLTWDKELPSWSHKKKERRGIAVAIGKATGELWWGLREMITFVGESSALLVQALLRPGQVRWKDVVLSCLNVGVDSLFIIILIGFLMGLIMSFQSAISLQRFGGEIFVPNMLGLVMFREMGPLVTSILLAARSGSAFAAEIGTMKINEELDALTTMGLSPMKFLVVPKLLSTMMVIPMMTMFFNLASLVGGAVVMLSLGYPLVTFTSRVFAYLSFSDFWGGMAKALVFSFLVAGVGCLRGMQTRTGASAVGLSTTSAVVSGIILIAFADGLFAMAFYYLGI; this comes from the coding sequence ATGACTGGACAACCTGACCAACAATCAAAAACCGCTGTCACCATCTCGAATACGGATGGCGGACTCGTCATGGCCTTTGCCGGTCGCCTGGATGCCCAGGGCACCTCTGCCGTCTGGGAAAAGGCAGTTCACGCATTGCGGCCGAACAGTGTCCGTTCCATAGCAGCCGACCTGTCAGCCATTACGTATATTGATGGTGCCGGTGTTGCCCTGCTCCACAAGCTCAAACAGCTGGCCCTTCAATCCGGCAGCGAGCTGACACTGCACAACCTCAGGGACGAAGATCAGAAACTCGTCAACCTGACCTGGGACAAGGAGCTGCCCTCCTGGAGTCACAAAAAGAAAGAACGCCGAGGCATCGCTGTCGCCATAGGCAAAGCCACGGGAGAGCTGTGGTGGGGCCTCCGCGAAATGATCACCTTTGTGGGCGAATCCTCTGCCCTCCTGGTTCAGGCGCTTCTCCGACCGGGACAGGTCCGCTGGAAGGACGTAGTTCTTTCCTGTCTCAACGTTGGTGTAGATTCCCTGTTCATCATTATTCTCATCGGCTTTCTGATGGGACTCATCATGTCATTTCAGTCTGCCATCAGCCTGCAACGTTTCGGCGGCGAAATATTCGTGCCCAACATGCTCGGACTGGTCATGTTCCGGGAAATGGGCCCGCTGGTGACCTCCATTCTGCTGGCTGCCCGGTCCGGTTCGGCTTTTGCCGCAGAAATCGGCACCATGAAAATCAATGAAGAGCTGGACGCGCTGACCACAATGGGCCTTTCGCCCATGAAATTTCTGGTCGTGCCCAAGCTCCTGTCAACCATGATGGTCATTCCCATGATGACCATGTTCTTCAACCTGGCATCATTGGTGGGTGGTGCCGTGGTCATGCTCTCGCTGGGATACCCGCTGGTGACATTCACCTCCCGCGTCTTTGCCTATCTCAGCTTCAGCGATTTCTGGGGAGGAATGGCAAAGGCTCTCGTGTTCAGTTTTCTCGTGGCCGGAGTGGGCTGCCTGCGCGGCATGCAGACCCGGACCGGAGCCAGCGCCGTGGGCCTGTCCACCACCAGCGCGGTTGTTTCCGGCATCATCCTCATCGCCTTTGCGGACGGCCTATTCGCCATGGCCTTCTACTATCTGGGAATATAG
- a CDS encoding Lrp/AsnC family transcriptional regulator → MNNRKIDNLDLEILNILQVDGKVSNAEIARKVGKAPSAVLERVRKLKQSGIIKGYECIVDHKALGSGLTAFTSIRVEEGVGATEVGQRLAEFPEVLEVHYTAGRDSYLVKVRVEDTEALQATLAKFGTLGPVRDTNSTIVLTTVKESRVIPLPGDDK, encoded by the coding sequence ATGAATAACAGAAAAATCGACAATCTTGATCTGGAAATCCTGAATATACTTCAGGTTGATGGCAAGGTCTCCAACGCCGAGATCGCCCGCAAGGTGGGTAAAGCCCCCTCCGCCGTGCTGGAACGTGTCCGCAAGCTGAAGCAGAGCGGCATCATCAAGGGGTACGAGTGTATTGTTGATCACAAAGCGCTCGGCAGTGGCTTGACCGCATTCACTTCCATTCGCGTGGAAGAGGGCGTCGGCGCCACCGAAGTCGGTCAGCGATTGGCCGAATTTCCCGAAGTGCTTGAAGTCCATTACACCGCCGGTCGTGATTCCTACCTGGTCAAAGTGCGCGTGGAAGATACGGAAGCGCTGCAGGCGACGCTGGCCAAGTTTGGCACGTTGGGACCTGTTCGCGACACGAATTCCACTATTGTACTGACCACAGTCAAGGAATCCAGAGTTATTCCGCTACCCGGTGACGATAAATAG